From one Phycodurus eques isolate BA_2022a chromosome 19, UOR_Pequ_1.1, whole genome shotgun sequence genomic stretch:
- the acsl5 gene encoding long-chain-fatty-acid--CoA ligase 5, with amino-acid sequence MEFLFQVLFSPLPTPAVISLFALAAATLFYLNTRPTPLRSPADLKCQTLGIKDGARKVALLKDNNNLLAYHYVDAKTIYEVFQRGLKVSGNGPCLGFRKAGRPYQWLSYKQVSDRAEHLGSGLLQRGLKPTPDTFIGIFAQNRPEWIIGEQACYTYSMVAVPLYDTLGPDALVFIIDQADISTVLCDNQKKAEVLLQSREKGQTLSLKTIVVMDSFDFDLAERGVKCGVDVVSMQDVESAGKSNPQKPVPPKPQDLSIVCFTSGTTGNPKGAILTHENVVADAAGVLKTFETAIVPNTEDVSISFLPLAHMFERVVQTVVFGAGARVGFFQGDIRLLPDDMKTLQPTIFPVVPRLLNRVYDKVQSGATTPFKKWLLNFAAQRKLAEVREGIVRNNSLWDKLIFRKVQESLGGRVRVMVTGAAPISPTVLDFLRASLGCQIFEAYGQTECTAGCTFTMPGDATSGHVGVPLPCNVVKLVDVEEMNYFSSNGEGEVCIKGTNVFKGYLKDPEKTAEALDNDGWLHTGDIGKWLPSGVLKIIDRKKNIFKLAQGEYIAPEKVENIYVRSAPVAQVYVHGDSLQAFLVAVVVPDPEVLPGFAKNLGIQGSIEELCKNKEIKRAVLSEMISLGKEAGLKSFEQVKDAYLHPEQFTIENGLLTPTLKAKRAELKSFFRMQIDQLYAQ; translated from the exons ATGGAGTTCCTCTTCCAGGTGCTCTTTTCGCCACTCCCCACGCCGGCCGTCATCTCGCTGTTCGCCCTGGCGGCCGCCACGCTCTTCTACCTCAACACCAGGCCCACCCCCTTGCGGTCCCCTGCTGACCTCAAATGCCAAACCCTGGGCATCAAG GATGGAGCCAGAAAGGTGGCCTTGCTCAAGGATAACAACAACCTGCTGGCTTACCACTATGTCGATGCAAAGACAATCTATGAGGTGTTCCAGAGGGGCCTGAAAGTGTCAG GTAACGGGCCGTGTTTGGGCTTCAGGAAAGCGGGGAGGCCGTACCAGTGGCTCAGCTACAAACAG GTGTCTGACAGAGCGGAGCACTTGGGCTCAGGGCTCCTTCAGAGGGGCTTGAAGCCCACCCCGGACACTTTCATCGGCATCTTTGCTCAGAACAGACCTGAG TGGATTATTGGTGAACAGGCGTGTTACACCTACTCCATGGTGGCGGTCCCGCTGTACGACACCTTGGGTCCCGACGCTCTGGTGTTCATTATCGACCAAG CTGACATCTCTACGGTGTTGTGCGATAACCAGAAAAAGGCAGAAGTTCTGCTGCAGAGCCGTGAGAAAGGCCAGACCCTCTCTCTAAAAACAATCGTCGTCATGGACTCGTTCGACTTTGACTTGGCAGAGCGAGGGGTCAAATGCGGTGTGGATGTGGTGTCCATGCAGGATGTGGAG TCTGCAGGGAAAAGCAACCCCCAGAAGCCAGTG CCTCCAAAACCACAAGACCTCAGCATTGTCTGCTTCACCAGTGGAACTACAG GAAATCCCAAGGGCGCGATACTGACTCATGAGAATGTCGTCGCTGATGCTGCTGGTGTCCTCAAAACTTTTGAG ACGGCCATTGTTCCAAATACCGAGGACGTTAGCATTTCGTTCCTGCCGTTAGCGCACATGTTTGAAAGAGTCGTACAG ACTGTCGTGTTTGGTGCCGGTGCGCGAGTTGGCTTCTTCCAGGGGGACATCAGATTGCTGCCGGACGACATGAAGACCCTTCAACCCACCATCTTCCCAGTCGTGCCGCGACTTCTCAACCGGGTCTACGACAAA GTGCAGAGCGGTGCTACAACACCTTTCAAAAAATGGCTGCTCAACTTTGCGGCGCAGAGGAAACTGGCCGAGGTGCGGGAGGGCATCGTCCGGAACAACAGCCTTTGGGACAAGCTCATCTTCCGCAAAGTACAG GAGTCTCTGGGTGGACGAGTGCGAGTCATGGTTACGGGGGCAGCGCCCATCTCTCCTACAGTGCTGGACTTCCTCAGGGCCTCGCTTGGTTGCCAG ATCTTTGAAGCGTACGGCCAAACGGAGTGCACGGCTGGCTGCACCTTCACCATGCCGGGAGACGCCACCTCTG GACACGTCGGCGTGCCTCTGCCTTGTAATGTGGTGAAGCTGGTGGATGTGGAAGAGATGAATTACTTTTCATCCAATGGTGAAGGCGAG GTGTGCATCAAGGGTACAAATGTGTTCAAGGGTTACTTGAAAGACCCAGAGAAGACTGCTGAGGCTTTGGATAATGATGGTTGGCTCCACACTGGAGACATTGGGAAATGGCTGCCG AGTGGAGTTCTAAAGATCATCGACCGCAAgaagaacattttcaagctgGCTCAGGGCGAATACATCGCACCAGAGAAGGTTGAAAACATCTATGTGCGTAGTGCCCCCGTGGCCCAAGTCTATGTGCACGGAGACAGTCTACAG GCCTTCCTGGTTGCAGTTGTGGTCCCCGATCCGGAGGTCTTGCCGGGTTTTGCCAAGAACCTTGGAATCCAGGGCTCCATTGAAGAACTCTGCAAAAACAAG GAAATAAAGAGAGCTGTTCTCTCAGAGATGATCAGTCTGGGAAAAGAAGCAGGACTGAAGTCCTTTGAGCAG GTGAAGGATGCGTACCTACACCCTGAGCAGTTCACCATTGAGAATGGCCTCTTGACCCCCACACTGAAGGCCAAGAGGGCTGAGCTCAAGTCTTTCTTCCGCATGCAAATTGATCAACTGTACGCACAATAA